A region of the Candidatus Kryptonium sp. genome:
ATGAGAGCGCTAATTTTAGTTTTTCTTATCTTTCAAAGTTTGAGCTTCGGAACGAGAATAAAAGATATTGCTTATATCAAAGGTTCAGGAGGTTATCAAGTTATTGGTTATGGACTCGTGGTTGGATTAAATGGGACGGGCGATTCAAGAAGGGCGAGCTTTACAATTCAATCTGTTGTAAGTATGTTGAGAAGATTTGGTATAACTGTTACAGATGAAAATTTGAGAACCAGAAATGTTGCAGCGGTGATGGTTACCGCGACAATACCATCTTTTGCAAAGGAAGGAACAACAGTTGATGTAATTGTTTCTTCAATTGGTGATGCAACAAGTCTGCATGGTGGAAGTTTGCTTATGACTCCTTTGATTGGTCAAGATGGTTTGGTATATGCTGTCGCTCAAGGTCCTCTTTCAGTAGGTGGTTTTGATGTGAGAACAGCGACTGGAACAGAATACAGAAGAAATATCACGACAACAGGGCGAATTCCGAATGGTGCGATAGTTGAAAGAGCCGTTTCCACAGGTTTCTTTAAGTCAAATTATAAAATTGAGATAGTCCTTCGCCAACCTGATTTCACAACTGCGAAAAGGATCGCTGATGCTGTGAACTCAAAATTTAACTCAAGCATAGCTTTTGCAGTTGATGCCTCCGAAGTTGTGGTTAATGTTCCAGATGAATTTAAAGCAGATGATAAAATCGTTGATTTCATTTCTCAAATTGAGAGCATAGAAATTAAACCTGATGCAATTGCGAAAGTTGTGATAAATGAAAGAACAGGAACGATAGTCGTTGGTGAGAATGTCACAATTTCACCAGTTGCTATCTCACATGGGGCGATTCATATAGAAATTCAAGCAGTTCCTGTCATCTCACAACCTGCCCCATTTTCTCGTGGTCAAACAGTTGTAACGCAATTAACGACAATAAATGTCTATCAAGATTCAACAATTGTAACAGCAATTGAAGGAGCAGCAACTGTGCAAGACATCGCAAGGGCTTTGAATGCTCTGAAAGTTTTGCCGAGAGATATAATTGCTATATTCCAAGCGCTCAAGGAAGCTGGGGCTTTAAAGGCTGAATTGATAATTATGTAGGGTTAAGGATATGAAAGTTGAAGTGAAAAGCATTCATAAATTATCAAATATAAATGTAAACCAAAACGACATAAGGAAAGCGAAGTTAAGAGAAGCAGCTGAGAGTTTTGAGGCAGTTTTTTTGAATTTTATGCTTAGGTCAATGTTAAAAGTTTTTTCGGATAAAGAAAACTCTATTTTTGATGGTGACAATTTTGGGGGAGATGTGCTTGATGGTATTTTCTATCTTGAAATTTCAAAGCATATCGCAAAGAATGGGAAATTCGGGATAGCGGAGTTAATATATGATCACTTTTCAAAAATGGATTCGGTTGACTTTAAAATAAATCAGCCAGAAGAAAATAAAAAAATTGAAATTAAGCGGGAAAATAACAAGGTTGAATTTGAAAACAAGCAAAAGAAGAAACTGATCAATAGATATGGGGAATCTTTAATAGATAAGATAAACAGGTTCAGCGACCTAATTAAGAAAGCATCTAAGGAATTGGATGTCCCAGAAGAGTTGATAAAAGCAGTAATAGCCGTTGAATCAGCTGGAAATGTCTTTGCTGTTTCACCTAAAGGAGCAAAAGGGTTGATGCAGCTTATGGACTCTACTGCTGAGTTTGTTGGTGTGAAGAACATTTGGCATCCTGCCGAAAATATATATGGTGGCGTTAAATATCTGCGCCATCTTCTTGAAAAATTCAATGGAGATGTAAAATTAGCTTTAGCTGGATACAACGCCGGACCCGAAAATGTTGAGAAATACAGAGGAATTCCGCCATTCCCAGAAACAATTGAATATGTTAGCAAAGTGATGAGATATATGAAAATTTTTGAACAAAATAAAAATTTGAGTTCTAATGAAGAGTGAAGAAATCAAGTCGTTGTTATTTGAGTTTAGAGAAAAGTTAAAACTTCTTAAATCAATCCTAATTCAAAAGCAGACAGCGATACTTGAATTTGATTACGAAATGCTTGAGGATATCATTGAAAGTGAGGAACTTTTGCTTAAGGAGATCGCATCAATTCGTGGAAAATTTGATTTTAGCGGTGATACTTTAAAGGTATTTATTGAAACCGATGTCCAATTAAAATCTTTGAGAGATGAGGTTGATCAAGAAATTGAAATTATCAAAAGATTGAACAACGAGGTGAGATATTTAATTACTCATTCTCTTCTCTTCGTGAGAAAGCTGCTTGATTTATATCATGGGCAAAATAAAATAAACACAAGGATCTGAAAAATGGCTGGTCTATTTGGTATAATTGAGACGGCAAAGAAAGCAATACATTCATCAAGAACGGGAATGGAGGTGACAAGCCACAATGTTTCAAATGTCAATACCCCCGGTTATACAAGGCAAAGAGTTAATTTGACATCAACGGATGCGCTAAGTTCAAATAGTGGGATGATAAATGCAGGCGTTAAAATTACTGGGATAAAACAAATACGCAATGAGTTTATTGAAGGGGAAATAAGAAGAGTTTCAAATTTGCTTAGTAGTTATTCGGCTGAAAAGGAAATTCTTACTCGTATTGAATCGCTATTGAATGAACCAAGTGATGTAGGGCTCGGACAGTTATTGGAAAATTTTTTTAATGCGTTTGACGATCTTTCAAAGAACCCAGAAGATAGATCTATAAGGGTTTCAGTTGCGCAAACCGGAAGGGCACTTGCACAGAGGTTTAATGATATTTTCTATGGCTTGCTCGGAATAAAAAAGGATATAATTGCTGATCTTGAGGCAAAGATTAAAAATATAAATCAAATAATTGAGGATCTTGGAAAATTGAATCAATCTGCAATAAATCAACATAATTCTGGTTTTGAGACGAATGATGTTAGGGATAAAATAAATCAAAAATTAAAGGAACTTTCAAACCTGGCTGACATTGTCGTTTCCTATGATGAATCTGGAAGCGTGAGAGTAAGCATAGGTGGTGTCACGGTTGTGGAAAGAAATTTTGTGCAAGCTATTGATTTAAAATTTAGCGATGGGGTTGTGAAAATCGTATCTACTCAAACTGAGAGCGAGCTAAGGTTAAATTCGGGTGAAGTTTTTGTGTTGCAAAACATGTTCAATAGACAGGTTCCAGAGATAATTCAAAGATTTGATGAACTTGCTAAAAACTTGAGCAAGAAAGTAAATGAAATTCACAAGGTCGGATATTCAATTGATGGAACGACGGGGCTTGATTTTTTTGTTGGAACAAGCATCGGAAGCATTCAAGTTAATAAGATCATAATAGACAATCCATTGAAAATTTCTGCATCAATAAATAAAGATGCTGGAAACAATCAAGTCGCTCTCGCAATTTCTGCATTGAGAAATGATGGGCAAATTTCCGGGGTTTACAATTCAATCGTAAGTGACATTGGATTAAAAGCAAAGATAAGTTCAGATAACGAGAATTTACATCGTATGATTTTAAAGCAGCTTGAAACCCAGAGAGACGCATTTTCTGGAGTGTCAATTGATGAAGAGATGCTTAATATGATAAAGTTTCAGAAGATGTTTGAAGCATCTGCTAAAGTCATACAGACGGTTAATGAAATGATTGACACCATTCTTTCAATGGTAAGATAAAAAATAAAATTTGAGCCACTATGAGAATCACTGAGCTAGCGGTTATAAAAAATTTAATTGAAAACATAAATGGAGCAAGGGAAAGGATTATCAGAACTCAGCTAAAAATCGCAACTGGGAAAAATGTAAATGTGGTTTCTGATAATCCGTATATCGCAAACTCAATAATGAATTTGCGTAGCATGATAAATAGAAATGAACAATTTCAGAAAAATATAAGTGATGCGATTGATTTTTTAACCGCGACCGCTGATGCGCTTGATAACTTCATAGATACATTGATTGATATTAAATCTCTTCTTGTTGAAATTTCAAATTCAGCTCGTCAACCGGATTATAACACATATGCATCCAGATTGAACGAACTTTTTGGTCAATTACTTGATTCTGTGAACACAAAATTTAGAGAAAAATATATTTTCAACGGGACGAAGACAAATGTCAAGCCCTTTGAGTATTTTGAAAGCACGGATTTTTTGAATGTTGATTTATCAGATGAAGCGATAAAGTTTGAGGTTAACTATGGAGTTTATGAAAAGATCAATTTCACTGTTTCAGAACTATTTGGAGGACGAGAGATCTTTGATTTGGTGCTTCAGATCAAAAATTCACTTAAAAGCCAGAAAAAACCCGATGATTCAGTTTTACAGAGATTCAATGAGCTTTTTGACTTCATAGTAAGTCAAGCGTCAAGCGTTGGAGCTGTAATGAATAGATTTAGATTGTTGCAAAAGCAAATTGAAAAGCAAAACATAATTTTGAAAGAACTCTTATCCATACGTCAGGACGCGGATATGGCACAACAGGCAATAGATTTACAGAGGGATCAATTAATTCTTGAATCAGCTTATGCGATCGCTGGAAAAATAGTCCCTAAAACAATAATTGATTATCTCCGATGAAAAATAACTCAACATTTGAATTTGGAACTATTGGTGGACTTATACTTGGTGTCTTGTCAATTTTTGGATCGTTTTTACTTGAAGGTGGAACTCTTGGGGCTTTGATTTTAATTCCAGCGATGTTAATTGTTTTCGGTGGAACGATAGCGACGGCGATGATTGGAGCTCCAGCTAAGGTATTTTTCAAGATTCCAAGTTTTATTAAACTTGCCCTTGTTCCCCCCAAATTTAACATAGTTGATACAATTGAAACAATCGTAAATTATGCTATCATAGCAAGAAAAGATGGCATTCTTGCTCTTGAAAAAGAAGTTAATAATGTATCACATCCATTTTTGAAAAAGATGTTGCGTCTTGCTATTGATGGAACGGATCCTGAAACAATCCGTGAGATTGCGGATATTGAAATTAATTATATAACAGAGCGACA
Encoded here:
- a CDS encoding flagellar basal body P-ring protein FlgI → MRALILVFLIFQSLSFGTRIKDIAYIKGSGGYQVIGYGLVVGLNGTGDSRRASFTIQSVVSMLRRFGITVTDENLRTRNVAAVMVTATIPSFAKEGTTVDVIVSSIGDATSLHGGSLLMTPLIGQDGLVYAVAQGPLSVGGFDVRTATGTEYRRNITTTGRIPNGAIVERAVSTGFFKSNYKIEIVLRQPDFTTAKRIADAVNSKFNSSIAFAVDASEVVVNVPDEFKADDKIVDFISQIESIEIKPDAIAKVVINERTGTIVVGENVTISPVAISHGAIHIEIQAVPVISQPAPFSRGQTVVTQLTTINVYQDSTIVTAIEGAATVQDIARALNALKVLPRDIIAIFQALKEAGALKAELIIM
- a CDS encoding transglycosylase SLT domain-containing protein codes for the protein MKVEVKSIHKLSNINVNQNDIRKAKLREAAESFEAVFLNFMLRSMLKVFSDKENSIFDGDNFGGDVLDGIFYLEISKHIAKNGKFGIAELIYDHFSKMDSVDFKINQPEENKKIEIKRENNKVEFENKQKKKLINRYGESLIDKINRFSDLIKKASKELDVPEELIKAVIAVESAGNVFAVSPKGAKGLMQLMDSTAEFVGVKNIWHPAENIYGGVKYLRHLLEKFNGDVKLALAGYNAGPENVEKYRGIPPFPETIEYVSKVMRYMKIFEQNKNLSSNEE
- a CDS encoding flagellar protein FlgN — encoded protein: MKSEEIKSLLFEFREKLKLLKSILIQKQTAILEFDYEMLEDIIESEELLLKEIASIRGKFDFSGDTLKVFIETDVQLKSLRDEVDQEIEIIKRLNNEVRYLITHSLLFVRKLLDLYHGQNKINTRI
- the flgK gene encoding flagellar hook-associated protein FlgK, with translation MAGLFGIIETAKKAIHSSRTGMEVTSHNVSNVNTPGYTRQRVNLTSTDALSSNSGMINAGVKITGIKQIRNEFIEGEIRRVSNLLSSYSAEKEILTRIESLLNEPSDVGLGQLLENFFNAFDDLSKNPEDRSIRVSVAQTGRALAQRFNDIFYGLLGIKKDIIADLEAKIKNINQIIEDLGKLNQSAINQHNSGFETNDVRDKINQKLKELSNLADIVVSYDESGSVRVSIGGVTVVERNFVQAIDLKFSDGVVKIVSTQTESELRLNSGEVFVLQNMFNRQVPEIIQRFDELAKNLSKKVNEIHKVGYSIDGTTGLDFFVGTSIGSIQVNKIIIDNPLKISASINKDAGNNQVALAISALRNDGQISGVYNSIVSDIGLKAKISSDNENLHRMILKQLETQRDAFSGVSIDEEMLNMIKFQKMFEASAKVIQTVNEMIDTILSMVR
- a CDS encoding flagellin, with protein sequence MRITELAVIKNLIENINGARERIIRTQLKIATGKNVNVVSDNPYIANSIMNLRSMINRNEQFQKNISDAIDFLTATADALDNFIDTLIDIKSLLVEISNSARQPDYNTYASRLNELFGQLLDSVNTKFREKYIFNGTKTNVKPFEYFESTDFLNVDLSDEAIKFEVNYGVYEKINFTVSELFGGREIFDLVLQIKNSLKSQKKPDDSVLQRFNELFDFIVSQASSVGAVMNRFRLLQKQIEKQNIILKELLSIRQDADMAQQAIDLQRDQLILESAYAIAGKIVPKTIIDYLR
- a CDS encoding motility protein A, whose amino-acid sequence is MKNNSTFEFGTIGGLILGVLSIFGSFLLEGGTLGALILIPAMLIVFGGTIATAMIGAPAKVFFKIPSFIKLALVPPKFNIVDTIETIVNYAIIARKDGILALEKEVNNVSHPFLKKMLRLAIDGTDPETIREIADIEINYITERHMTNAMIFQKMGGYAPTMGIIGTVMGLISTLANAGGDPNELIRHIASAFIATLWGVFTANLIWLPISDRLKSIHAEEKILLEIIVEGVLAIQAGEVPTIIKTKLYSMFPISEQAIES